Within the Novosphingobium sp. SL115 genome, the region CAAGGGGGGATTTGCCAGCCATGCTGAATGTCCTTTGTCCCTGTAACATGATGCTGGCAATCCCTTTGACAATAGCCGCCAAGATGGCATCATCGTGTTGGGAGACTGTGGCCCGCAAGACGCCCAAGAGAACAGGCACAATCGCCGGTCATGCGCGCCGCCACTGAACGGAGGATGCCATGACGATTGCACAAGTCATTGCCGGACGCGGCGAGGTGTGGAGCTGCAACGCCGACAATAACGTGTCCGACGCCATCGACATGCTGGCCAGCCATCGCATCGGGGCGCTGCCAGTCACCGACGGGCAAAGCTCGGTCGCCGGTATCTTCTCTGAACGCGATGTGATCCGCTGCCTGCACAAGCACGGCGATGCCGCCCTGCACATGAAAGTGCGCGACATGATGACCGCGCCTGTAGTCACCATCACCCCGCAAACCACCGTGCTCG harbors:
- a CDS encoding CBS domain-containing protein encodes the protein MTIAQVIAGRGEVWSCNADNNVSDAIDMLASHRIGALPVTDGQSSVAGIFSERDVIRCLHKHGDAALHMKVRDMMTAPVVTITPQTTVLEALALMTQRRFRHLPVVENGQMVAFVSIGDLVKHRIDKIEAEADAMRVYIQQA